The genomic DNA CGAAGCTCACGCCGAACAGCCTCCCCGAGAACCTGTTCGTGCTCGTCGAAGTGAAGCCCAAGTGACGGCAACGCGTTGAAGAAAGGCCCACCCGGTCCTCCCGTGAGACATCTCCTGCGAAATCTGGGCTTGTACGCGTTCGCCGCGTGGGCCTCTCTGACGCTGAATTTCCTGATCCCGCGCCTCATGCCGGGCGATCCCGCCTCGGCCATGTTCGCGCGCTTCGCGGGGCAGCTCCAACCGGAGGCCATCGACGCCCTGCGCGTGGCCTTCGGCTTCACCAACGAGCCGCTCCACCAGCAGTACTTCACCTACGTGGCCCACCTGTTCCAGGGCGATCTCGGCCTCTCCGTCGCGTACTTCCCCTCGAAGGTGACGGACGTGATCGCCACGGGACTGGGCTGGACGCTCCTGCTCTCGGGCATCGCGGTGGTCATCAGCTTCGTGCTCGGCACGACGCTCGGCGTGGTCGCCACGTGGAGGCGTGGCGGCTGGCTGGATTCGGTGATGCCGCCGGTGCTGATCTTCCTGGGCGCGTTCCCCTACTTCTGGCTCGCGATGGTGCTGCTCTACACCTTCGGGTTCGTGCTCGGCGCCTTCCCCGCCCGGCATGCCTACAGCGACACGCTCGCGCCCGCGTTGAGCGCCGAGTTCATCCTCAGCGTCATCCAGCACATGGTGATGCCCGTGACGGCGATCGTGATCGCCTCGCTCGGCGGCTGGATGCTCAGCATGCGCAGCACCATGGTGGGTGTGCTCGCCGAGGACTACATCACCATGGCGAACGCCAAGGGCCTGTCCCAGAAGCGGATCATGTTCCACTACGCCGCCCGCAACGCGCTGCTGCCCAACATCACGGGCTTCGGGATGGCGCTGGGGTTCGTCCTCTCCGGCTCGCTGCTGACGGAGATCGTCTTCTCGTACCCGGGACAGGGCTACCTGCTCATCCAGGCGGTGCGCAACCAGGACTACCCGCTCATGCAGGGCATCTTCCTGACCATCACGCTGGCCGTGCTGGGCGCGAACCTGCTCGTGGACATCCTTTACGTTTGGTTGGACCCCCGGACGCGGGCGCGTTGACGGGCGGGAAGCAGGGGGCCTGAAATGTCATCGTCGAAGCAAGCAAGCAAGCAACGCTCGGGTTTCATCTGGCAGTTGCTCGAGAACCGCAAGGCGTCGTTCGGAGCCGCGCTCATCCTCTTCTTCGTGCTGATCGGTCTCTTCGGACCGATGATCGTGCCGGGGGATCCGTCCGCCTTCGTGGGACCGCCGCACCAGCCACCCTCCTCCGAGTATTTCTTCGGAACCACCGGCCAGGGGCAGGACGTGCTCGCGCAGACGGTCGCGGGAGCCCGCACGTCGCTGGCGGTGGGCTTCCTCACGGGCTTCGCCGTCATGGCGATTGGCGCGCTCGTCGGGATGACCGCCGGTTTCTTCGGTGGGTGGGTCGACAGTGTCCTGTCGTTCATCACCAACGTGTTCCTGATCATCCCCGGGCTGCCCATGGCCGTGGTGATCGCGGCGTACCTTCAACCCGGACCCGTCACCATCGGGCTCGTGCTGGTCATCACCGGGTGGGCGTGGAACGCACGCATGCTGCGCTCGCAGCTCCTGTCGCTGCGGGAGAAGGACTTCGTCCTGGCGGCGATCGTGAGTGGCGAGGGACGCCTGCGGATCATCTTCCGGGAGATCCTCCCCAACATGACGTCGCTGCTGATGAGCGGCTTCATCTCGGCGACGGTCTACGCGATCGGCGCGCAGGTGGGGCTCGAGTTCCTGGGGATCGGCGACGTGAGCACGGTCACCTGGGGCACGAACCTGTACTGGGCCTCCAACGACGCGGCCCTGCTGACGGGCGCCTGGTGGACCGTCATCCCCACGGGCGTGTGTGTCGCGCTCATCGGCTTCGCGCTCGTGCTCGTCAACTTCGCGATCGATGAGATCACCAACCCGCGGCTGCGGGCCGAGCGGACGTGGACGAAGCTCCTCAAGAGTCATGACCTGGAAGGGGGGCTGTCGACCCCCGTGGTGAGGCACAGTGGAAACTAAGCCTTCGACGTTACTCTCCGTGCGGGATCTCCGGGTCGAATACCTGACGCCCACGGGTCCCGTGTGCGCCGTCGATGGCGTGTCGTTCGACATCGGCCGGGGCGAGGTGCTCGGGCTCGCCGGCGAGTCGGGCAGCGGCAAGTCGACCGTGGCGCAGGCCCTGCTGCGGATCCTCCGCCCTCCCGCGGTCATCACCGGCGGACAGGTGCTCTTCGAGGGCGAGGACGTGCTGGCGATGAGCGAGGCGCGGCTTCGGGAGCTGCGCTGGCGCAAGGTGTCGCTCGTCTTCCAGAGCGCGATGAACTCGCTCAACCCCATCCTCACGATCGGCGATCAGATCGTGGACGCCATCCAGGCGCACCAGCCGGTGAAGCGCGCCGAGGCCGTCGACAGGGCCGTCTCGCTGCTCAAGCTCGTGGGGATCGACAGCTCGCGGCTCACGAGCTACCCGCACCAGCTCTCGGGCGGAATGAGACAGCGCGTGGTGATCGCCATCGCCCTCGCGCTCGAGCCGCCGCTGATGCTCATGGACGAGCCGACGACGGCGCTCGACGTGGTGGTGCAGAAGGAGATCCTCCATCAGGTCGCGGAGCTCAAGGACAAGCTCGGGTTCTCCATCCTGTTCATCACGCATGATCTCTCGCTGATCCTCGAGTTCTCCACGCGCATCGCGGTCCTCTACGCGGGCAGGCTCATGGAGATGGCGCCCTCCCAGGAGCTGTTCCACGCGCCCAGGCACCCGTACACGAAGGGGCTGCTGGGCTCGGTCCCCTCGGTCCGAGGGCCCCGCCGGAAGCTCGTGGGCATCCCTGGCTCACCTCCGGACATGCGAAAGCTGCCCGTGGGGTGCCGCTTCCACCCGCGCTGCCCGTCGGCGACGGAGCTCTGCCGGACGGATGCGCCCGTATTGCGCGAGCTTGGCCCCGCCCACATCGAGGCCTGTCACCTGGACGCCCCATGACGATCATCGACCGGAAGAGCCAGGCAATCCTCGAGGCGAAAGGCCTCGGCAAATACTTCCAGGTGGGTGGGGGCTTCAAGCCGAAGCAGCTGCGCGCCCTCCACGATGTGTCCTTCTCCCTCGGGCAACGGCAGGTCGTCGCGCTCGTCGGCGAATCGGGCAGCGGCAAGAGCACCATCGCGCGGTTGCTCGTACGGCTGATGGAGCCGTCCTCCGGGAAGATCCTCTTCCATGGCAAGGACATGCTTCAGGAAGAGCCGCGGCAGGCCTCGCTCGCCTACCGGGCGCAGGTGCAGATGATCTTCCAGGATCCGTTCGGCTCGCTGAACCCGGTCCATACGATCGGCGAGCACCTGGAGAGGCCCCTCCTCCTCCACGGAAAGGCGAAAGGCGACGCCGAGCTCAGGGAGCGCGTGAACGAGCTGCTGTCGACCGTGGACCTGAACCCGGCGGCGGAGATCGCGGCCCGCTATCCGCATCAGCTCTCGGGCGGGCAACGACAGCGCGTGGCGATCGCGCGGGCCCTGGCACCGGGCCCCTCGGTGATCCTGGCCGACGAGCCGATCTCCATGCTCGATGTGTCCATCCGTGTCGGCGTCCTGAACCTGATGGAGCGCCTCAAGGAGGAACGGGGAATCGCGTACCTGTACATCACGCATGACATCGCGAGCGCCCGCTACTTCGCGGACCGGACGATGGTGATGTACGCGGGGAACATCGTGGAGGGCGCGCCGAGCGAGGAGCTGATGCAGCGGCCCGCGCACCCCTACACGCAGCTCCTGCTGTCCGCGGTGCCGGATCCGAATGGCTCGATGAAGAGCGCGCTGAAGGCGAAGTCGGGTGCGCCCAAGCTGATCGATCCGCCTCCCGGCTGCTCGTTCGCCGACCGGTGCCCGAACGTCATGGCGGTGTGCCGCCAGGAGACGCCGGGCATCACGCAGCTCGAGCAGGATCGCTGGGTGCGGTGCCACCTGTTCGGACAGGGCTCCAAGTCCGGTACGGTGGGCTCGCAGCCGGTGAACGCCGCTGACCCGCAGAGCGAGCTGCCTGGAGTCGCGGCGCGGCGTCTCGAGGAAGCGCGCTGAATCGAGGTCCCAAGTCCCTGAGGAACCCCCCGCGTTCTCCGCGTCATCGCGGAGAACGCCTTGCCATGCCCTGAACCCGAGGCCCCCTGACATGTCCAGACAATCCAAAGACTACAAGGCAAGAGCGCAGGAACTGGTGTCCCAGATGACGCTGGAGGAGAAGGCCCTGCTCTTGTCTGGCAATGGCGCGTGGACGACGCATCCCATCGAGCGCCTGGGTATCCCCTCCATCTTCATGACGGATGGCCCGCATGGGCTCAGGAAGGCGCAGGGGCTGAACATCTCTGAAAGCGTTCCCGCGACCTGTTTCCCCACGGCTTGCGCCCTGGCCTCCACCTGGGACACGGAGCTCATCCAACAGGTGGGCGCCGCCATGGCCCGGGAATGCCAGGCGAACGACGTCCAGGTGCTGCTGGGGCCGGGCATCAACATGAAGCGCTCTCCCCTGGGCGGGCGCAACTTCGAGTACTTCTCCGAGGACCCCGTCCTGGCCGGTCAGCTGGCGGCGTCCTACATCCAGGGAGTCCAGAGCGAGGGCGTGGGGACCTCGTTGAAGCACTTCGCGGTGAACAACCAGGAGTTCGAGCGGATGGTGAACGACTCGATCCTGGATGAGAGGACCCTGCGCGAGATCTACCTGCCAGCGTTCGAGATCGCGATCACCCAGGCCCAGCCGTGGTCGGTGATGTGCGCCTACAACAAGGTGAATGGTGTCTACGCCTCCGAGAACCCCTTCCTGCTCGATCAGCTCCTGCGGAAGGAGTGGGAGTTCGAGGGGTTCGTGGTGTCGGACTGGGGCGCCGTCCACGAGCGCGCCAAGGCCGTGATGGCCGGGCTGAACCTGGAGATGCCCGGCAGCGGCGACGTGAATCGCAAGAAGATCATCGAGGCCGTCAACGCGGGACAGCTGCCAGTCTCACGCCTGGACGAGGTGGTCGGCGCTCTGCTCGCCGTCATCCTCAAGGCCGCGGAGAGCCGCCGGACCGGAGTCCGCGTCGACGCGGAGCAGCACCATGCCCTGGCGAGGCAGGTGGCGGGTGAGAGCATCGTCCTGCTGAAGAACGACGACCAGCTCCTGCCTCTGGACGCGGGCGGGAAGAAGAAGATCGCCCTGATTGGCGCCTTCGCGAAGGAGCCCCGCTACCAGGGCGCTGGAAGCTCGCAGGTGAATCCGACCCGCATCTCCAACGCGTATGACGAGCTGCTGGCGATCCTGGGCGGGAGCGAGCGCATCGGTTACGCGAGCGGCTACGACGCGGAGGGGGTCACCACCGCCCAGCTGCTCGACGAGGCGCGGCAGCAGGCGAGGAACGCGGACGTGGCCATCGTCTTCGCCGGCCTGCCGGACAGCCACGAGTCCGAGGGCTTCGACCGCGCCAGCCTGGAGATCCCCGAGGGACACAACCGGTTGATCGACGCGGTCAGCCAGGTCCAGCCCAACACGGTGGTGGTGTTGATGAACGGCGCCGCCATCACCATGCCCTGGGTGGGCCGGGTGAAGGCCATCCTGGAGGGCTGGCTGACGGGACAGGCGGGCGGAGGCGCCATCGCCGATGTGCTGACCGGCAGGGTGAACCCCTCGGCGAAACTGCCGGAGACCTTCCCGATGCGGCTCGAGGACACGCCGACCGCCACCGAGTTCCCCGGACTGAATCAGAAGGCCCACTACGGCGAAGGCGTCTTCATCGGCTACCGGTACTACGACAAGAAGAACCTCACGCCGCTGTTCCCGTTTGGTTTCGGGCTGAGCTACACCACCTTCGCCTACTCGGACCTGACCCTCAGCGCGCAGTCCATCCAGGACACCGGGAGCCTGACGGTGCAGCTGAAGGTCAAGAACACCGGCAACGTGGCTGGAAAGGAGATCGTC from Archangium lipolyticum includes the following:
- a CDS encoding ABC transporter permease, with the protein product MPGDPASAMFARFAGQLQPEAIDALRVAFGFTNEPLHQQYFTYVAHLFQGDLGLSVAYFPSKVTDVIATGLGWTLLLSGIAVVISFVLGTTLGVVATWRRGGWLDSVMPPVLIFLGAFPYFWLAMVLLYTFGFVLGAFPARHAYSDTLAPALSAEFILSVIQHMVMPVTAIVIASLGGWMLSMRSTMVGVLAEDYITMANAKGLSQKRIMFHYAARNALLPNITGFGMALGFVLSGSLLTEIVFSYPGQGYLLIQAVRNQDYPLMQGIFLTITLAVLGANLLVDILYVWLDPRTRAR
- a CDS encoding ABC transporter permease — protein: MSSSKQASKQRSGFIWQLLENRKASFGAALILFFVLIGLFGPMIVPGDPSAFVGPPHQPPSSEYFFGTTGQGQDVLAQTVAGARTSLAVGFLTGFAVMAIGALVGMTAGFFGGWVDSVLSFITNVFLIIPGLPMAVVIAAYLQPGPVTIGLVLVITGWAWNARMLRSQLLSLREKDFVLAAIVSGEGRLRIIFREILPNMTSLLMSGFISATVYAIGAQVGLEFLGIGDVSTVTWGTNLYWASNDAALLTGAWWTVIPTGVCVALIGFALVLVNFAIDEITNPRLRAERTWTKLLKSHDLEGGLSTPVVRHSGN
- a CDS encoding ABC transporter ATP-binding protein, producing MRDLRVEYLTPTGPVCAVDGVSFDIGRGEVLGLAGESGSGKSTVAQALLRILRPPAVITGGQVLFEGEDVLAMSEARLRELRWRKVSLVFQSAMNSLNPILTIGDQIVDAIQAHQPVKRAEAVDRAVSLLKLVGIDSSRLTSYPHQLSGGMRQRVVIAIALALEPPLMLMDEPTTALDVVVQKEILHQVAELKDKLGFSILFITHDLSLILEFSTRIAVLYAGRLMEMAPSQELFHAPRHPYTKGLLGSVPSVRGPRRKLVGIPGSPPDMRKLPVGCRFHPRCPSATELCRTDAPVLRELGPAHIEACHLDAP
- a CDS encoding ABC transporter ATP-binding protein; translated protein: MTIIDRKSQAILEAKGLGKYFQVGGGFKPKQLRALHDVSFSLGQRQVVALVGESGSGKSTIARLLVRLMEPSSGKILFHGKDMLQEEPRQASLAYRAQVQMIFQDPFGSLNPVHTIGEHLERPLLLHGKAKGDAELRERVNELLSTVDLNPAAEIAARYPHQLSGGQRQRVAIARALAPGPSVILADEPISMLDVSIRVGVLNLMERLKEERGIAYLYITHDIASARYFADRTMVMYAGNIVEGAPSEELMQRPAHPYTQLLLSAVPDPNGSMKSALKAKSGAPKLIDPPPGCSFADRCPNVMAVCRQETPGITQLEQDRWVRCHLFGQGSKSGTVGSQPVNAADPQSELPGVAARRLEEAR
- a CDS encoding beta-glucosidase family protein; amino-acid sequence: MSRQSKDYKARAQELVSQMTLEEKALLLSGNGAWTTHPIERLGIPSIFMTDGPHGLRKAQGLNISESVPATCFPTACALASTWDTELIQQVGAAMARECQANDVQVLLGPGINMKRSPLGGRNFEYFSEDPVLAGQLAASYIQGVQSEGVGTSLKHFAVNNQEFERMVNDSILDERTLREIYLPAFEIAITQAQPWSVMCAYNKVNGVYASENPFLLDQLLRKEWEFEGFVVSDWGAVHERAKAVMAGLNLEMPGSGDVNRKKIIEAVNAGQLPVSRLDEVVGALLAVILKAAESRRTGVRVDAEQHHALARQVAGESIVLLKNDDQLLPLDAGGKKKIALIGAFAKEPRYQGAGSSQVNPTRISNAYDELLAILGGSERIGYASGYDAEGVTTAQLLDEARQQARNADVAIVFAGLPDSHESEGFDRASLEIPEGHNRLIDAVSQVQPNTVVVLMNGAAITMPWVGRVKAILEGWLTGQAGGGAIADVLTGRVNPSAKLPETFPMRLEDTPTATEFPGLNQKAHYGEGVFIGYRYYDKKNLTPLFPFGFGLSYTTFAYSDLTLSAQSIQDTGSLTVQLKVKNTGNVAGKEIVQLYIREDRPVVSRPDKELKAFTKVALEPGQEKTVSFTLKRRDFAYYDAAHHRWSVNPGRFDILVGGSSRDLPLRKHVMVETAQVPVPKLTRESMVKEFKNHPKGKAFYPVLKNVIMGSFEEQSSVKRTPREEHARKKAEMSTLVFVHDMPAYKLINFSEGRFTEQMLNDILAQVQ